ATTAGAAATGAAACAAAGAAAGAAATTTGATAATCCACCATATTATAAAATTGCATTATTATTAATAAGTGGTGAAGATGAAAATAAAATAGTTAAAGAAGCCAATTCAATTTATGAATATTTGAATGAATCATTAAAAAAAGTCATTGTTTATAATAATATAGACGCACCTATATATAAACTAGCAAATAGGTATCGACAACAAATTATGATAAAATATAAAAGAATAGAAGATATTAAAGATGAGATGTTAAGATTAAAGAAAAGTTATGGTTCTAAAAAAGGAATTAGTCTAACAATAGATATTGATTATTAGGGGGAATACGGTGAACATCGATAAAAATAATACTAGGTATTTAGCATATGAAGCAGTGTATGAAGTTATGTTTGAACAAGGATTTTCAAACTTAATTTTACAAAATAATTTAAATCACTTGAATGATCGTGATAAAGGTTTAGTAACAAAGATAGTTTATGGAACAATTCAAAATTTTGACTTGTTAAAATATCAATTAACACAAGTTGAATATAAAAAGATGACAAATGAACAGTTAGTTATTATTTTAATTAGTTTATATCAATTACACTTTTTAGATAAAATACCATGGTATGCAATAATAGATGAAGCATTAAAAGTATCAAATATGGTATTAGATCAATATCAATCAAAGTTTATTAATGCAATACTATCTAAACTAACAAAATTAGAATTAATATATAGTGATGATACGGATGAGGATATCAAATTATCAATTAACTATTCACATCCATTATGGTTTATTAAAATGATAAAGAAACAATACGGAATAAAAAATTTAATTAAAATTTTAAAAGCAAATAATGAAAGCGCAACTACACATTTAAGATATAATATCATGTCAAATAGTTATGATGAAATAATAAAAGATGACTTTATTAAACCAAGTGAGTTTGTTGAATCTGGTTTATATTACAATGATAAAAATATCGCAAAATACTGGGCTTATGAACAAGGGCTTGTTAGTGTGCAAGACTTTAGCTCACAAGCAGTTTCATTATTTATGAAACCAGACAAAGGAATGAAAGTATTAGATATGTGTGCTGCACCAGGTACAAAAACAACTCATTTAGCAGAATTGATGAATAATGAAGGAGTAATAAAAGCTTATGATATTTATGATCATAAAATTGAATTAATTAAAAAACAAGCTAGTCGATTACATTTAGATATTATAAAAGCAAAATGTTATGATGCTACACAATTAAGTAATATTGAAGATGAAGAATCTTTTGATATGATTTTATGTGATGCCTTATGTACTGGATTAGGAGTAATTCAAAGAAAACCAGAAATAAAATATCAAGATATTTCAACAAGTATGGATTATATTATTGATGTGCAAGAGCGTTTATTAGATGAGGCATATAAGTTATTAAAAAAAGGCGGTACATTAGTCTATTCTACATGTACTGTAAATAAAAAAGAGAATGAAAAACAAATCGAAAAGTTATTATCAAAACACTCGGATTTAAAATTAGAAAGTGAAAAAATGATTTATAATTTTGAAAATGGTGGAGATAGCTTCTTTATGGCAAAAGTCATAAAAAGTTAAAGAATTTTTGTTTGTAATATGGTAAAATATTGTAAGGTGATTAAATGAAAAATATATATGATTTAGATTTATGTGATTTTGAGAAGTATTTTGAAAGTATTAATGAAAAAAAGTATCGTGCTAAACAACTTTTTGAATGGATTTATCAAAAAAGAATTAATGATTTTTCAAAGATAAGTAATATGTCTAAGTCTTTAATTGATAAAGTAAGTTCTGATTTTATTTTCGATGTTATTTCTTTAAAAGAAAAACAAGAAAGTGCTGATGGAACTATAAAATATTTGTTTGAATTAAATGATGGAAATTTAGTTGAAACAGTACAAATGAAATATGACTATGGTAATAGTGTTTGTGTATCATCACAAGTAGGCTGTAATATGTCTTGTCGTTTTTGTGCAAGTGGACAACTAACTAAGAAAAGAGATTTAACTAGCGGTGAAATGGTTGCTCAAATTGTTTATATTCAACAAGAGTTAGATTTATTAGAAGATAGAGTATCACATATTGTGGTAATGGGAATTGGTGAACCTTTTGATAATTACGATAATGTTATGCAATTTGTCAGAATTGTTAATAATCCTCATTCTTTAGCAATTGGTGCTCGTCATATTACAATAAGCACTTGTGGATTAATTGAAGGAATTAAAAAATACCAAGAAGAAAATTTGCAAACTAATCTTGCGATTTCATTACATAGTGCAATTGATAGTACAAGAAGTAGCTTAATGCCAGTTAATAAATCAAATGATTTAAAAAATTTAAAACAAGCAATTAAAAATTATATTAAAAAAACTAATCGTCGTGTTACTTTTGAATATATTGTTTTAAAAGGTGTTAATGATTCTAAAAAAGATGCAAAAGCATTAGCAGATTATTTAAAAGGATTAAATGCTTATATAAACTTAATCCCATATAATGATGTAGCGAATACTGGATATAAAAGTATAAGTAGAGATGAATGTTATAAATTTTATTCATATTTAAAAGAACATAATGTTAATGTAACAATTAGAAAAGAATTTGGTAGTGATATTGATGCAGCGTGTGGTCAACTTAGAAGTAAAAGAGAAGGATGTGATTAGATGAAAAAATATGCAATTACAGATATTGGAAAGGCGAGAACATCAAACCAAGACCAAGCATTTGTTTATACAAATAAT
The nucleotide sequence above comes from Bacilli bacterium PM5-9. Encoded proteins:
- a CDS encoding 16S rRNA (cytosine967-C5)-methyltransferase (product_source=KO:K03500; cath_funfam=1.10.940.10,3.40.50.150; cog=COG0144; ko=KO:K03500; pfam=PF01029,PF01189; superfamily=48013,53335; tigrfam=TIGR00563), with the protein product MNIDKNNTRYLAYEAVYEVMFEQGFSNLILQNNLNHLNDRDKGLVTKIVYGTIQNFDLLKYQLTQVEYKKMTNEQLVIILISLYQLHFLDKIPWYAIIDEALKVSNMVLDQYQSKFINAILSKLTKLELIYSDDTDEDIKLSINYSHPLWFIKMIKKQYGIKNLIKILKANNESATTHLRYNIMSNSYDEIIKDDFIKPSEFVESGLYYNDKNIAKYWAYEQGLVSVQDFSSQAVSLFMKPDKGMKVLDMCAAPGTKTTHLAELMNNEGVIKAYDIYDHKIELIKKQASRLHLDIIKAKCYDATQLSNIEDEESFDMILCDALCTGLGVIQRKPEIKYQDISTSMDYIIDVQERLLDEAYKLLKKGGTLVYSTCTVNKKENEKQIEKLLSKHSDLKLESEKMIYNFENGGDSFFMAKVIKS
- a CDS encoding 23S rRNA (adenine2503-C2)-methyltransferase (product_source=KO:K06941; cath_funfam=3.20.20.70; cog=COG0820; ko=KO:K06941; pfam=PF04055,PF13394; superfamily=102114; tigrfam=TIGR00048); translation: MKNIYDLDLCDFEKYFESINEKKYRAKQLFEWIYQKRINDFSKISNMSKSLIDKVSSDFIFDVISLKEKQESADGTIKYLFELNDGNLVETVQMKYDYGNSVCVSSQVGCNMSCRFCASGQLTKKRDLTSGEMVAQIVYIQQELDLLEDRVSHIVVMGIGEPFDNYDNVMQFVRIVNNPHSLAIGARHITISTCGLIEGIKKYQEENLQTNLAISLHSAIDSTRSSLMPVNKSNDLKNLKQAIKNYIKKTNRRVTFEYIVLKGVNDSKKDAKALADYLKGLNAYINLIPYNDVANTGYKSISRDECYKFYSYLKEHNVNVTIRKEFGSDIDAACGQLRSKREGCD